A window of the Lactuca sativa cultivar Salinas chromosome 5, Lsat_Salinas_v11, whole genome shotgun sequence genome harbors these coding sequences:
- the LOC111888058 gene encoding probable pectinesterase 53: MHTRTLHHIPKPNFTSLLFFIPISTCLHILMAKFGYIWSLFILLLVLDAITPTLCHTKGLQPKRNTWKQLGANLTQTQYSEQQFMKWVNFVGSLKHSLFSPAKNKLFPSYMITVDKNPARGDFTTIQQAIDSLPFVNLIRVVIKVHAGVYKEKVNIPPLKSFITIEGEGAEKTVVQWGDTAQTIGAKGQAVGTFGSATFAVNSPYFIAKNITFQNTTPVPKPGAVGKQAVAFRISADTAAFVGCRFLGAQDTLYDHLGRHYYKDCYIEGSVDFIFGNGLSLFEGCQVHAIAPVTGAVTAQGRSSLLEDTGFSFLRCKVTGSGALYLGRAWGPFSRVVFAYTYMDNIIIPKGWYNWGDPNREMTVYYGQYKCSGPGATFAGRVSWSRELTDEEAKPFLSLTFIDGFEWIKL; encoded by the exons ATGCACACAAGAACACTTCACCACATACCCAAACCAAATTTCACTTCTCTCTTGTTTTTCATACCCATTTCCACTTGCTTACACATTTTGATGGCCAAATTTGGGTACATTTGGTCTCTTTTCATTCTTCTACTTGTTCTTGATGCTATTACACCAACACTTTGTCATACAAAAGGCTTGCAACCAAAAAGAAACACATGGAAGCAATTAGGGGCAAATTTAACACAAACCCAATACTCAGAACAACAGTTTATGAAATGGGTTAATTTTGTTGGAAGTTTAAAGCATTCCCTTTTTTCCCCTGCTAAGAACAAGCTTTTCCCTTCTTATATGATCACTGTTGACAAGAATCCAGCAAGAGGAGATTTCACCACCATTCAACAAGCTATTGATTCTCTCCCGTTTGTGAATCTTATTAGAGTTGTTATCAAAGTTCATGCAGGAGTTTACAA GGAGAAGGTAAATATACCTCCACTAAAATCATTCATAACAATAGAAGGCGAAGGTGCTGAAAAAACCGTTGTGCAATGGGGTGATACGGCTCAGACCATCGGTGCCAAAGGTCAAGCTGTTGGCACCTTTGGCTCAGCCACTTTTGCGGTCAATTCCCCCTATTTCATTGCCAAAAACATCACATTCCAG AACACGACACCCGTGCCAAAACCAGGAGCCGTAGGGAAACAAGCAGTCGCGTTTAGGATATCAGCAGACACAGCCGCATTCGTAGGTTGTAGATTTTTGGGAGCGCAAGACACGCTTTATGATCACTTGGGTAGACATTATTACAAGGATTGTTATATTGAAGGATCTGTCGACTTCATTTTTGGCAATGGTCTTTCTCTTTTTGag GGGTGTCAAGTCCATGCAATAGCACCAGTAACAGGAGCAGTAACAGCACAAGGAAGAAGCAGTTTGCTAGAGGACACAGGGTTCTCCTTCTTGAGATGCAAGGTGACCGGGTCGGGTGCCCTTTACCTAGGGAGGGCATGGGGTCCCTTCTCTAGGGTCGTCTTTGCGTATACGTATATGGACAACATCATTATTCCCAAAGGCTGGTACAATTGGGGTGACCCTAATCGTGAAAT GACTGTGTACTATGGGCAATACAAATGTAGTGGACCAGGGGCAACATTTGCAGGGAGAGTGTCATGGTCAAGAGAGCTCACTGATGAAGAAGCTAAGCCTTTTCTTTCACTTACCTTCATTGATGGTTTTGAATGGATTAAATTGTAA
- the LOC111888051 gene encoding protein IQ-domain 26, which translates to MGKAMRWLKGLFSFKKENDQSNSGSRRDKTTSCIGRSRRDSSTSPPEPPFLKPLYSNNSMEQNKHAIAVAAATAAAADAAVAAAQAAVAFVRLTSYNRVTVRENSAAIKIQALFRGYLSRKALKALKSLVKLQAVVRGYLVRKEAAETLHGMEALCRAQSTVCAHRFRLQDDKFHSRRSTKRANEARSRRISTSFQAHGRPSPIEFDPEYQAKTWAWGPDSGAQTPNFSNPHHLSTPSLPNHHVFDYGFSTTHNTPRFSYSCGPNIYDSVYDKVSKDDSFASHPGYMANTKSFRAKVRSHSAPKQRPDYGFGFKKRVGLNEVEFGARVEKEKSKSKSPSLLEVNNFKNFVMGRIGKSSKVQWG; encoded by the exons ATGGGGAAAGCGATGAGGTGGTTGAAGGGGCTGTTCAGTTTCAAAAAAGAAAACGACCAATCAAATTCCGGTAGCCGGAGAGACAAGACTACCTCATGCATCGGTCGATCACGTCGCGATTCCTCCACTTCTCCACCAGAGCCTCCCTTTCTGAAACCACTATACAGCAACAATTCCATGGAGCAAAACAAACATGCAATTGCAGTAGCTGCCGCCACCGCCGCAGCCGCAGACGCCGCCGTGGCTGCAGCCCAGGCCGCCGTCGCCTTCGTCAGACTAACAAGTTATAATCGCGTCACCGTCAGGGAGAACTCTGCCGCCATTAAAATCCAAGCTCTGTTTCGTGGGTACCTG TCGAGGAAAGCATTGAAGGCATTGAAATCGCTAGTGAAGCTTCAAGCAGTTGTGAGAGGTTATTTAGTGAGGAAAGAAGCGGCAGAGACTCTACATGGCATGGAGGCATTATGCAGAGCACAATCCACTGTTTGTGCACACAGATTTCGTCTTCAAGATGATAAATTTCACTCAAGAAGATCAACT AAGAGGGCTAATGAGGCAAGAAGCAGAAGGATTTCAACTTCCTTTCAAGCACATGGGAGGCCCAGCCCAATAGAGTTTGATCCAGAATATCAGGCCAAGACATGGGCTTGGGGTCCAGACTCGGGGGCCCAAACCCCAAATTTTAGCAACCCTCATCATCTTTCGACACCTAGTTTACCAAACCATCATGTATTCGACTATGGCTTCTCAACAACACATAACACCCCTCGTTTTTCATATTCGTGTGGGCCAAACATTTATGATTCGGTCTATGACAAGGTTTCAAAAGATGACTCATTTGCGAGCCACCCTGGTTACATGGCTAACACCAAGTCTTTTAGGGCTAAGGTGAGGTCCCATAGTGCACCAAAACAAAGGCCGGATTATGGGTTTGGGTTCAAGAAGAGGGTTGGTCTAAATGAGGTGGAATTTGGGGCAAGGGTTGAAAaggaaaagtcaaagtcaaagtcaccaTCACTATTAGAAGTCAACAATTTCAAAAATTTTGTGATGGGAAGAATTGGGAAGTCCTCAAAAGTCCAATGGGGGTGA